From the genome of Leptospira langatensis:
TTGAGGATCCAAGGCAGCATGATCCTTGGACAAAGGAAAGATCCCGGAAGCACGTACCAAGAATAGCCATTGCTTCCAAGTGGTTCCGAGGGTAAGGTTTGCTATTCCCGAATAGTAATCTCCCCCTGCAAATCGATCGGTATCCGCTCCCGAAGGGAACCCGAGTCTTCCCTCTAAAAGAAAGAAAAAGGGCCAACCCGTATCTATCAGAGGATTCCATTTCGCGCCCAAGTATGCCTTTCCATATCGCCCCGCATCGGGTCTATCTTTCTGCTCGTAATAAGTCCAAGGTACACTGAAGTTCATTGCGAACTTTCCTTCCGCAAAATTCAGTTCCGCAAAGGCAGTAGTCGTATACAGATTGGAATTGTCTATGGTTCCCTTTTGGAAGTCCTCTGTGATCGTTACATAGTCAGACGGCTTCTTCTTGCCTGCAAAGGGATCGATAAATCTTGTGGAGGAAGTGATATTCTGTCCTTCTCCTGCATGGTGAGAGAGGAGGGGAGAAGATCCCCAAAGAATAAATAAGGCAACAAAGAACGGACGAGTAGAAAGAATCCGTTCGGATGAACATTTCGTTTTTAAATGCATGAATAGAATACCAAGGTTTGGCCGGGCTCTGCCAGGTTATTTAGAATTTCAGAATATAGGTCCGTATTTTGAGAGTCGCTGATCGTTAGATCGGAGGGCCCCAGTGAATACGCGGAGTCCAGGATCGAAAAAGAAGATCCGGATCTGGACTTGAAAAGCCCGTCCACTCTGAACCCAAGCGCCAAAGGGACGGACTGTGTATAAGGAATCTTTAAACTACAAGAAGGTTCTATCTGGAAATTCGCTTCCCTTATTTCCAAATGGATGTTCTTTGTCGCCGAATCCAAGGTCCTGGTGATCGTAAGGTCCAGGAAAATCTTGGAATATTCTCCGTAGATATGGGAGATGCTTCCGTAAGGAACCGGAGGAAAATGGGAAAGGCTCTGTGTTCTTACCGGTCCTGTAAGAGAGACAAGATCCGAAACGGATATATCTCCCGCAGAAAAACTTCCGCTGATCCCATACTTCTTCGCATAGGATCCTGTTCCTGGACTAGAACTTCCTGAGTCTCCCGAATGCATGGAATGAAAATCCAAGGAATGGGGAGAAGAAAGCCCAAGTAAAGTATCCGGCGCCTTGAATAGAAAATGTAAGCTTTGTAAGGTCACTGTGTTTGCAGTGAGCTGGAGAGAGTAGCTTACGGAATTTCCGGAAATTTGGAATCGACTTAGGTCCGAATCGCCTTGGTCGTCCGAATAGTAGATCCAGGGGGAAATATTCGTTCTTCTCTCATCTACAAGTCGCAGGAAGGACTGGAATATTTCGGAGCGCTCGTCTGTCGAGTTCCCCAAGCTTCCAAATGCACAGTTCTGAAAAAGAACTGTGATCAGAATCGATCCGCCAAACACTGAATAAATCGATCTAGAAAATAGGAACAAGATCCCTCGCACAGATGTGGAAAGGATCGATTTTGAAACTTGAGAAAAAGTTAATTCCTTAAAACATAATATCTTTTTCCCAATTGTATTCGAAAAATAGAATATATTCTGCATTTTAAAAAGGGCTCTCGAATTTAGGGTTTGTTACGAAATCCTCGTCCGTAAGACTTTTCAGGAATTCTACAAGGTCTTGTTTCTCCGATGGCGTTAAGGAGAAGCTTCTCACGAAAGGGTCCCGATTGGGATTGGAGACCCCGTCCCCGCTTCCTCCGTTCGCGTAATGATCGATTACGGAGATCAGATCGGGGAGAGAGCCGTCATGCATATAAGGAGCGGTCAGTTCCACATTTCGGAGAGAAGGAGCTCTGAATTTCCCTCTGTCCGACTCGGAGAAGGTAAACTCGTACAATCCACCGTTCGGACTGATGAAACTGGAAGAATCCAAACCGTTATTATGAAAGGTGACTTCTTCGAATACTGTCCCTGTGTGCAGGATGGTATCCGTGAAATTAAATCCTCCATGACAGTGAAAGCATTCTCCTCTTTCTCCGAAGAACAGGTTCTTTCCGCGGATCGCAGATGCGCTGAGAGCAGAAATATCCCCTGCTTGGAAACGATCGTAGGCAGAATTTCCGGAGACGAGACTTCTCTGAAAACTAGACAACGCTTTTGTTATATTCAGTAGGGAGAATGGATTGGGATCATTCGGAAAGGCAGCTCGGAATAGGGGAGGATAGATGGGATCGTTCTCCAATCTGGAAAGAAGGAGGTCTTCCTTATCCTTCATTCCTAATTCCACAGGATTGTCACCGAACATGGGAACCCTTGCTTGGTCTTCCAAGTTCTTTAAGAGAGGATTTGCCCAGGTCAGTCTGAGATTATAAACAACATTCGAAAGATGCTGCGCGTTTCTCGGATGAGCTTGTCCTGTCGATCCTGCCGATACTGTCCGACCATCCGTAAATGCTTTATCTTGTTGGTGGCAACTCGCGCAGGCCTGGGTTTGGTTTTCGGACAATTTTGTATCATAGAATAGAAAACGTCCTAGAGTTACTTTCTCTACGGTCATCGGATTATTCTCCGGGATCTTAGGATCCGGAAATCCGCTCGGAAGATCCCAGATATACGGAGTTCCTTCCGGGACATTCCCTCCTAATAGCAATAGACCTGTCTGCAGATCTTCTCCTTTGTCCTTGGCAAGGCCAAAGGGTGCGCAGTCTATAATAGAAAATAATACTATTGTAATGGATATAATTACTTTCATATGAATCTGTTTCTCGGCCCAGTTTCCCGAGCCGAGACTCCTTTATTTGGAAAGGATACTGAATACGGATTGAGAGACGGAACCGACATCACCGGTGGAATAGTCTAATCCGAAATTAGGATAAACAGCGGAGCAATTGCCATCCATGGCTCCCATCGAATGACAGGACTTACTTCCGCCACCTGCAGCGCTGATATCCCACCCGGCAAACGCCTTCTTCAGATCAAATTGTATCTCTTGCGTGAAAGGATTAAATCCTCCGGAAGGACTCAACTCTATCTTAGGTCGATTGGAATTTACACAGGTGTATGTCCCAGGAGAAGGTTCCGTGCATCCGCTCGATCCGATATGAAGTACCGCTGAATTTCCGGGAGAAGTGGAATCGTTGGAATAGAATTCTCCTACGAAGAATCTGTATCCCATGGTCCATCCCCATGCCATTCCGGAGATATTCAATGGGCTTGGAGATACACTGTAATCTATATGATTCAGGTTTTCCGGCACTCCTAAGGTGAATCGAATTGTTTTGTATTGTTTATTTTCCAGATCGATTTGCACGATCTTGTTTGTTGCTGTCGTGCCAGTGCAACTTCCGCTAGCATTCTCAAAATCTAATAGAGTGACCCCGGAGTATTGCCAGGTTCCGTTATCCGGAATATTTAAGACGATCGTGTTATCGTTCTCATCTACCAGTTCGAATTCGGACACATAGAATCTGAGGTCCTTGAGCCCGATCGGCATGACTCCTGCCACATGCAATGCATGAACCGTAGAACTGGAATGGCTATCTCCATGGCCTGTGATTTCCTGACCGCAAACAGCCTCACTGTCACCCACGACTGCATGAAAAGAGATCCCTCTAGGCTTGGAAGAAGAACCAAGAGCTTGGCTTCCAGCGATAAGAGCAAGGGTTTCGTTCGAACTGGAATTCCCGTCGCAATTCCATAAAAAGGGCGCGAATGAAAGAGCAAACGCGCATATATATACGTATTTCATAATATTCTCCTGATCGTGGGAGAAGGCATACGCTTCCGCCACGCAATAGTTAAATGTTAGGCGATTCTATGAATTGAGTAGGGTGTAACAGGTCCTTCCCATCCAAAGAGAACCGCTGTTGTTTTTATTTATGATAGGTTAGGAGAATCGAGGGGGCTTTTCTAGATCGGAGGAAAGTTCTATTCCCAGATCGCTTTGGGTCCAAGAAAGAAGATCCGAATGCAGAGCGATCGGAACAGGTGAATTTCCTCTTTCATAAGAAGAGTAGAACTGAGCACAGATGGTCCCAGTAAAGAGAGCGAATGTATCCTTTGCTTTTTTACAGGCACATTTATGGGTCTCACCTGACTTGGCAGAGTGACAGTCGGGCATTGATTTGGAATGATGATCGTGGTCTTCAGGACCTTCTGCGGAGGCGAGTTTGGTCTTGAATTTGGAATCTTCTTCGCTTGCGTGCTTTTCGGTTCTGCTTCCGTGGTTACATTCGCAGAGTTTGATCTCTCCTGCGAGTAGGCCGGAGAACCATCCGCTCCCGAAGACTAGACTTTGAAATAAAAGGCAATTTGTAAGGACTAAGCAGATTCCCTTCATTGTAAGGAGATCTTTAGCCTATTGAGGACAGTTTTTAGGCCCTCGCTTGTTTTGATCTCTACAGGGATCGATTTGGATTTCAATTCTGCAAGTAGTTTGAGGATCCGGTTCAGGATGAGAGAAGGGATGGCTACGACACTTTCCAGATCCAATTCTACCAGGTTCGGTTGGATCTCCTGGATCTTTTGGAGGATCAAACCGATCTCTTCTGTTTCGACCGCGCACACGTTCCTTACAAAAACCACTCTAAAGCGCTTTTTGTCCGCATATACATGGGTCTCACTGAATTGGATCGCGGTGGAATTCATGGCCTCTTGTCAGATTCTGCATTTCGAATTTCCAAGGGAAACAAAAAAAGGATCCCTGATTTGGATTTCTACATGCTTCTTCTGTACTGGCCGCCTACCTCATACAATGCGTTTGTCATCTGTCCCAGGGAGCAGATCTTTCCTGTTTCCATTAAGGCCTCGAATCCGTTCTTTCCGGAGAGACAGGCTTCTTGTAATTTCTTAAGAGCCGTTTCGGAGTCCGCTTGATTCCTAAAATGGAATGCTTCTAGTTCTGCGATCTGTGCCTTCTTCTCTTCTTCCGTAGAACGAATGACTTCTTCCGGAAGAATGGTAGGGGAACCGTCTTTTCCTAAGAAGGTGTTCACTCCTATTACAGGAATGTCTCCCGTATGTTTCTTATGCTCGTATTCCAAGGACTCTTCTTGTATCTTATTTCTTTGATACATCCTTTCCATGGCGCCTAGGACTCCTCCTCTTTCTGAGATCCGTTTGAACTCAGTAAGGATCGCTTCTTCTACCAGATCGGAAAGATCCTCAATGATGAAAGAGCCTTGGAGAGGGTTTTCATTATTCGCCAAACCTAATTCTCGATTGATGATCAGCTGGATCGCCATCGCTCTTCGTACGGATTCTTCGGTCGGAGTCGTGATTGCCTCGTCGTACGCGTTCGTATGAAGACTGTTGCAGTTATCATAAATAGCGTATAACGCTTGTAATGTGGTTCGGATATCGTTGAATGCGATCTCCTGAGCGTGCAAGGAGCGTCCCGAAGTTTGGATATGATACTTTAACATTTGGGAGCGCTCAGAAGCATTGTACTTGTATTTCATGCTCTTTGCCCAGATCCTTCTTGCCACTCTTCCGATCACAGCATACTCAGGATCTATTCCGTTGGAGAAGAAGAAGGAAAGGTTCGGAGCGAAATCGTCTATCTTCATCCCTCTGGAGAGATAGTATTCCACGAACGTAAATCCGTTTGCTAGAGTGAATGCGACCTGAGTGATCGGATTTGCTCCTGCTTCCGCGATATGATATCCGGAGATGGAAACAGAGTAGAAGTTTCGTACCTTGTTCCAGATAAAATATTCCTGGATATCTCCCATGAGCTTGAGAGCGAATTCAGTGGAGAAGATGCAGGTGTTCTGGGCCTGGTCTTCTTTTAGGATATCCGCCTGCACAGTTCCTCGTACAGCAGTTAGGGTCTCTAATTTAATTTTTTCGTATGTTTCTTTGGGAAGGATCTGATCTCCCGTCACACCTAAGAGTAGAAGTCCCAGACCATTATTCCCATCCGGGATGTTTCCCTTATAAACCGGGACAGGAGCGTTTTTCTTCGCATAGATCTCTTTGATCTTTGCCTTGGTTTCTTCTACCTTTCCTTCTGCATGAAGATATTTTTCGCAGGTTTGGTCTACAGCAGTATTTAAGAAGAAGGAGAGAAGCATCGGTGCCGGTCCATTGATCGTCATGGAAACGGAGGTAGAAGGATTGCAAAGATCGAAGCCGGAGTATAATTTCTTTGCATCGTCCAGAGTTGCAATGCTCACTCCTGAATTCCCGATCTTGCCGTAGATATCCGGGCGAAGTCCAGGATCTTCTCCGTACAAGGTAACCGAATCGAAAGCAGTGCTTAAACGCTGCGCAGGCATTCCCTTACTTACATAATGGAATCTGGCATTGGTACGTTCCGGTCCGCCTTCTCCTGCAAACATCCGGGTCGGGTCCTCTCCGGTACGTTTGAATGGGAATACTCCCGCAGTGTACGGGAATTCTCCCGGGAAGTTTTCAAAATAAGACCATTTTACGATCTCGCCCCAGTCCCGGAACTTAGGAACGGCGACCTTGGGAATATTCAGATGACTTAATGATTTCGTAAAGTTCGGGACCTTGATCTCCTTGTCTCTCACCTTATATGTAAAGAATTCGCTGGAATACTTGGCGATCTTGGCATCCCAGTCTTTGAGGATCTGCCTAGTTCCCGGATGCAATTTGGATTCTGTCTTGGAATATTCTTCTTCCAGGTCGGAAGTGTTCTTTCCTCTTTCTTTTAATACTTCGATGGCGCCATGGATCCTATAGAGGATCTCGGCATTCTTGGATTCGCTTTGGACAAAGGAGTCGAACTTCTCGCATTCTTCCGCGATCTCAGACAAGTATCTCTGTCTTTCCGGGGGAATGATATGGATCTTTTGGCTGGACTCCGCACTTGCATCCAATGAGGATTTCCAACCCAGATCGAATTTCTTGTTTAAGGCCTGGATAAGTGCCACATATAGATTATTCGTGCCTGGGTCGTTGAATTGGGAGGCTATTGTCCCGAATACTGGCATTTCCTCGGGTCTTTGTTCGAATAATTTGCGGGATCTTTGGAACTGTTTCTGAACATCACGGATCGCGTCCTGGGCTCCTCTCTTATCGCATTTATTGACGGCGATTAGATCTGCATAATCGATCATATCAATTTTTTCTAATTGAGTCGCCGCACCGAATTCGGGGGTCATCACATAGAGAGAAAGATCCGAAACCTCGGTGATCTCTGAATCGCTTTGTCCTATCCCTGCTGTTTCCACGATGACTAGATCGAACTCGGAACTCTTGAGAACTTCTAGGCTTTTCTTTACATTCCTGTTCAGGGCAATATTTGCCTCTCTGGTCGCAAAGGAACGCATGAATACTCTGGGATGAGAAATGGAATTCATTCGGATCCTATCTCCGAGTAGGGCTCCTCCCGTTTTTCTTTTGGAAGGGTCAACGGAAATGATCGCTATCGTCTTGTCTTCGAAATCGTGAATGAATCTTCGTACAAGTTCGTCCGTGAGAGACGATTTTCCGGCTCCGCCGGTCCCGGTGATCCCTAAGATCGGGATCTGTTTTTTAGAAATAGGGAAGTTCAGCTTTTCCGGATTCGTAGGATTCGATCCCGAAAGAGAATATTCCACAAGTGTAATAGACTCTGCGATCGCGATCGGATTCTTTTTTTTCAGTTCCGCGAATAGGTTCCCATTGAATTTGTTCGGGGGAAGGAAATCGGATTTGAGAAGAAGATCGTTGATCATTCCCTGCAATCCTAAGGAACGTCCGTCATCCGGAGAATAGATCTTGGCTACACCGTAATTCTCTAATTCTTTGATCTCACTCGGGAGAATGGTCCCTCCGCCCCCGCCGAATACCTTGATATGACCGCATCCTCTTTCCTTCAGGAGGTCTATCATGTATTTGAAATATTCTACATGCCCTCCTTGGTAGCTGGTCACAGCTATTCCTTGCACGTCTTCTTGGATAGCACAGTCCACGATCTCTTGCACGGAGCGGTTATGGCCTAGATGTACTACTTCCGCTCCGGAGGCTTGCAGGATCCTGCGCATAATATTGATAGAAGCGTCGTGCCCGTCGAATAAGGAGGCAGCGGTTACGAATTTTAATTTATTTTTAGGGCTATAGATTTCGGGTTCCATATTAAAAACTCCTAATGTATTTGGCTTGGGTTCGAGGATGGGCCCCGCCGGCTTTCACATTAGCTGAACTCTGTTTGTTTTGTTCTTTAGAAAACGATCGTTCAATAATTTCAGTGCTTATTTCTATCCTGCAATAAGAATCCGAATCCATCAACCGAGATTTTAATTTCGAGAGACTTTGCCACTTAAATACTTTTTGCATTGAGAAGCTCATCATTATACTTTCGTTTTTATGAATTGGGAACAAGTTTTATGGAAAGAATATCTCTTCTCCAACTCTCCTTTGGAAGCGCTTCATATTTCTTTTTTGAAGCCGATTTTAGATCCTCTCGCGATCACATTCCATCATCTTGGATCGAGTCTTTTCTTTATGGGCTTGGTTTCCATTATCTATCTCTGCGTGGATAGAAAGCTTGGGATCAGAATGACCTTGGGTCTTCTCCTTGCCGGAATATTGAACGGTACTTGCAAGGCTCTTCTTACTTCTCCTAGGCCGATCGGGCTACCGTATCCGGCGGAGCTAGGTCTCGTCGAAGGATCCTACGGTTTCCCTTCCGGACATGTACAGACTGCAGTTGTGTTATACGGAACTCTATTCTTGCATTTGAGGATCTTTTGGGTCCGTATGCTTACCGGATTTGCGATATTATTCATGCCGATCGCGAGAATGTATGTCGGTCTGCATTTTCTAGGGGACGTGATCGGAGGATTCTTTCTCGGATTGTTTGTGTTATTCGGACTGGAATTCTGGCTCCAAAAAAATCCATCCTTACTCGTAGCTTCCGGTCCGGCAGAAGCGGAAAATCAAAGTAAGCTTAAGTCCTATCTACTACTCTTGATTGCGGCAACCCTGCCTACCGTACTTTTGCAAGACCCGAGCCAACCGGAGTCCACAAACAGATCTTGGGAACAGGTGATCTCCGCCTCTGGATCGCTTGCGGGTTTCGGGATAGCCATCCTGCAAAATAAAAGATCAGGTGTGGACTGGAAGAGGGCAACTGGGATAGCGGATTTCTTGGTTCGGATTGCCATCGTGGTCCTAGGGATCCTAGTATTTTACCTTGCGATCGGAAAATTGCTCAATACACTTCTGCCGGAAAATCCGGTTGCCAGATACCTGAGGTACGGGATCGTATGCTACTATATTGGCTACCTCTCTCCCTTTCTCTTGAAGAGAATTCGTGGAGGAACCCATTTGATTTGAAGAATGTTCCGGCGTTTTACCTCCTTACAATCTTTCTCGGAAACCTTCAAGAGACTTAGGGCATCCGGATTTATCCGTAGCTTTTTTTCGGTAGGGTCTTCCAAGGTAATCGCCTCCCTTCTGAACTTCGTCTTCATGGTATATTCCGTTCGCATTCTAAGTAAGAATGAGAACGGATTCTTCCAATACTATTCCGGTTTTTTGCCGGTGCTTCTTGCGATCGCAGAGTTTGGTCTTCCTGCCGCCATGGTCCGTTATCTCTCTCCAATGACGGAGGACAAAAGAAGGATCGGTGTCTTGCTTGCTTCTTCTCTTTGGATCAAATGGATGGCACTTTTCATTTTGATCCTGGTTACCGCTGTGGCAGCCTTGTTCTTAAGGGAAAATGCGTTAGCCGCCTTTTTGTTGGTATTCGGCAGCTTCGTTCTTTCCTTCAATTCCTACTTCGAAAGCATTTTTGTTTCCTTCGGTCAGTACCAGTCCCTTTCCATCTGGTATCCACTCCCGAATTTGATCCGACTCGTGATCCTTTATTTTGCGGACCAGTTCTCGGCTCGTGCTCTGAACCATATGGATATCCTGGCGGTGTTCTCTGTGGCTCCTTCTTTTACGATCGTGCTATTCTTCTTCTTATTCCCGAGAGAGAAATTGAATTGGTCCGGAGATAGAGAGGAGATCCAAAAGCAAACCAGGGACTTGGCTTCTTTCAATCGATATGCATTCTTGGCTTCTTTGTTTGCGATCGTATCCGACAGGATGGAGCTATTCTTCTTGAATAAGTATCATTCCAACGAATCGGTTGCGGCTTACGGGGTGGCTTTGCAGCCTTTCAGCGGATTCGTGATCTTATTCTCCGTTTTGAATTCCATTATTTATCCTAAGCTATCTCGTCTAACGGAGAATAAGGAGTTCACCGCATATCTGGCCAAGTCCATTCTGATGGCCTGCGGGTTTGCTCTTGCCTTGGGGCCTTGGGTATTTCTGGGAGATTGGTTCTTCTCCGCATTGTTTTCCGGAAAGTATCCAGAATCCGTTCCGGTCTTCCAATTGCTGTATCCGAATTATTTATTCCAGTTGGTCTTCTCTCCTTTGGGAATGGCGCTCTTTGCTTTAGGGCAACCCAAACTTCTGGCAATGTTAGCTCTTGTAAGGCTTATCTTCGGACTTGTGCTGGATAATTTGCTCATCCCGGAATATGGGACCATGGGTGCGGCGGGAGCATTCTTCTTGGGGCAGATACCTTCTTGGCTATTGCTAAGCGGGTATTTCTTAGCGTACCATAGACCTTCCCAAAAGTGAAGCCGCATATATATAAAAAATTTATAATATTCTTATGCATTGCTTGCTTTGCCTATGAGATAAGCGCAGACTCGTATCCTCAATACCGGCTGGACGATTCGTCTCTCCTGAACGACGGGGTCATAAACGTGAAGTCCCAGGGAAGAAATGCGAATACCAACGACGACTCCAAGAGTTTTTCTTCTCAATCAGGATTCTATACTTCCTTGTATGTTTGGGGAAAGAGTTACTCTCAGAAAGGAGGAGTGAAGGAGGACGAGGCCAGGAAATGGTACGGTAGGGCTTCTTTTAGTCCGGAATTCGGTTGGCAAAAGAAAACGGATCGTTTGGAAACCTTGGTCCTGGTTTCGCCTATCGTGACCTATGCAGAGAAGGACGATACAAGACTGAACACCTACAGATTGAGTGACGGAGAAGCATTGGTCTCTTCTCGCCTGAATTTTTCCCAGTTCCGGTTGAGAGCCGAAGGGGGAAGGGGATTCCAACGTCTGGACAAGAATGGATTCCTATTCGCGAATCTTGCAAATTATGGAGAGATCGGTTGGGAATATCTGCCTTTGAATGTAAGAGGTTCTTTACTGGGCGCCGAATTTCAATCTTCTATCGCATATTCTAACAGAGACAGAACGGAATCTCCTTTGAGAATACAAGGAGGAGATCTGGTTTGGGAGCCTAAGCTTCTTCTAAATTCGTTTCGAATATTCCATTACCAGTATTCCGAGCCAAAGCAAAGCGCACAAAGAGCAGACCTATTCCGGCAAGAGGAACCGTTTCGTCCTTACGGATTTTTCAGATATTCCGGACTGGAATGGGAGTCGGAACCTTTTTGGAAGGCGAAGATAGAAGGCTCCGCCATCCGAGTAGAAGGAAGAAGAGAGAATGGCACGAATCCATTTTATTCCCAAAATACAAGGCAAAGCTCAAATGCCTGGCTTGCGACTCTGGGCGCTACTTGGAAAGAAGAAAGCTATTCTATTTTTGTTCGCGCGTTATACGCCACCAAGGATCCGACATTCCATACGGACCAAAACTCGAACGGATACGCGAGTATCAAGGGAGATCCGAGAGGATATCTGGCTCCGTTCTCCATTCTTCTATTAAGGGATTGGAACGCTAAACAGGATACGGTTTTCTCCGGAGTCGATTCGCCTAGAAAACCGATCTATGAGAATTCGGGTCTGCAGTATTACCAAACAGGAGTTTCCAAGGAATGGGGGAAGGGTTGGTCCACCACTCTCGGAACTGGTTTAGGAATTTCTTATATAGGAAGAGGCTTGGAGCTGATTGCCGCCGGCGGCTGGAAATCGGAGACAGGCTATTTGGTCGCAGGAGCTGCATACGCTTGGGTTCGCCCAGGAATGGATGAGTCTGTACTCTTGGATGAGATCCGCAGACCCATCCCCACCAGAGAATATTTTCGTTGGTATGCTTCCGCAGGGATTAGATTTTAAACAGCGCCTTCTTTCAATGCTTGCAGTTTCTTCGTGAATGTGACCTGGTTTCCCTTATCGTTATAAGAAAGAGAGTCCACGTTCATTCTCACCAGGAAGATTCCTCTACCTGAAAGTTGACTAGCGTTCGGATCTTGCACAGGATCGGGGACTCTTGCAGGGTCGAACCCTTCTCCTCCGTCCTCTAAGACCACTGTGACCCTTGTGTCGTCGTAATCCACTTCTACCTTGATCCATTCGTCTTTTTGTTCGCAGATCTTATCCACATAAGAGAAATAATCGTTCTCTTGGAACATCAACTCTTGCTTTTGGTGATAGGTTATATGAGCGCAACCGTGTTCGATCGCATTTCCGATCAATTCATAGAGCGCCACTTTCAAGGAGAGAAGATCCTCGTTATGCAGACTAGGTAAATGGGCTAGGGACTTTAGGATCAAATGAACGTATTGGTTCAGATTGGCTAACCTTGGGATAAGTGTGAATTTCTGCCTGGATTCCTTGACCTGGAAGAATCTCTTGTCCACCAAGTCCTTTCCGGAATAAAATAAATTCCTAAATCGTAATAAAGAATAACGGATCGCCTCCATTCGGAAAGGCTTTAGGAAGAAGTCTACCGCTCCTAAACGTAATGCGTTGATGGAGATCTGGATATCCTGATTCCCAGTGATGACAATAAAAGGAGTCTCTACACCTTTCTCTCTCAGTTTAGTGATGAACTCGATCCCGTTCATCCTAGGGAGTCGAATATCCGTGATGATCAGATCGAAGGCTTCGGATTCGGCGAGACTCAGGCCCTGCTCGGCGGTGCCGGCGAGCACTAACTGGTATTCGCTTCCGAAGATTTCTTGGAATAGATCGCGTATGACTTCTTCGTCGTCGACGAATAGGATTTTCATAACAAATTCCTAATTCAGGACTTTCGCCTGGCGATACGTCCCGAAACGTTTAATGGAAACATAAGAAAAACCAGAA
Proteins encoded in this window:
- a CDS encoding MbnP family copper-binding protein codes for the protein MKYVYICAFALSFAPFLWNCDGNSSSNETLALIAGSQALGSSSKPRGISFHAVVGDSEAVCGQEITGHGDSHSSSTVHALHVAGVMPIGLKDLRFYVSEFELVDENDNTIVLNIPDNGTWQYSGVTLLDFENASGSCTGTTATNKIVQIDLENKQYKTIRFTLGVPENLNHIDYSVSPSPLNISGMAWGWTMGYRFFVGEFYSNDSTSPGNSAVLHIGSSGCTEPSPGTYTCVNSNRPKIELSPSGGFNPFTQEIQFDLKKAFAGWDISAAGGGSKSCHSMGAMDGNCSAVYPNFGLDYSTGDVGSVSQSVFSILSK
- a CDS encoding methanobactin export MATE transporter MbnM, with the protein product MKVIISITIVLFSIIDCAPFGLAKDKGEDLQTGLLLLGGNVPEGTPYIWDLPSGFPDPKIPENNPMTVEKVTLGRFLFYDTKLSENQTQACASCHQQDKAFTDGRTVSAGSTGQAHPRNAQHLSNVVYNLRLTWANPLLKNLEDQARVPMFGDNPVELGMKDKEDLLLSRLENDPIYPPLFRAAFPNDPNPFSLLNITKALSSFQRSLVSGNSAYDRFQAGDISALSASAIRGKNLFFGERGECFHCHGGFNFTDTILHTGTVFEEVTFHNNGLDSSSFISPNGGLYEFTFSESDRGKFRAPSLRNVELTAPYMHDGSLPDLISVIDHYANGGSGDGVSNPNRDPFVRSFSLTPSEKQDLVEFLKSLTDEDFVTNPKFESPF
- a CDS encoding LIC_11090 family protein → MKGICLVLTNCLLFQSLVFGSGWFSGLLAGEIKLCECNHGSRTEKHASEEDSKFKTKLASAEGPEDHDHHSKSMPDCHSAKSGETHKCACKKAKDTFALFTGTICAQFYSSYERGNSPVPIALHSDLLSWTQSDLGIELSSDLEKPPRFS
- a CDS encoding methylmalonyl-CoA mutase family protein, translating into MEPEIYSPKNKLKFVTAASLFDGHDASINIMRRILQASGAEVVHLGHNRSVQEIVDCAIQEDVQGIAVTSYQGGHVEYFKYMIDLLKERGCGHIKVFGGGGGTILPSEIKELENYGVAKIYSPDDGRSLGLQGMINDLLLKSDFLPPNKFNGNLFAELKKKNPIAIAESITLVEYSLSGSNPTNPEKLNFPISKKQIPILGITGTGGAGKSSLTDELVRRFIHDFEDKTIAIISVDPSKRKTGGALLGDRIRMNSISHPRVFMRSFATREANIALNRNVKKSLEVLKSSEFDLVIVETAGIGQSDSEITEVSDLSLYVMTPEFGAATQLEKIDMIDYADLIAVNKCDKRGAQDAIRDVQKQFQRSRKLFEQRPEEMPVFGTIASQFNDPGTNNLYVALIQALNKKFDLGWKSSLDASAESSQKIHIIPPERQRYLSEIAEECEKFDSFVQSESKNAEILYRIHGAIEVLKERGKNTSDLEEEYSKTESKLHPGTRQILKDWDAKIAKYSSEFFTYKVRDKEIKVPNFTKSLSHLNIPKVAVPKFRDWGEIVKWSYFENFPGEFPYTAGVFPFKRTGEDPTRMFAGEGGPERTNARFHYVSKGMPAQRLSTAFDSVTLYGEDPGLRPDIYGKIGNSGVSIATLDDAKKLYSGFDLCNPSTSVSMTINGPAPMLLSFFLNTAVDQTCEKYLHAEGKVEETKAKIKEIYAKKNAPVPVYKGNIPDGNNGLGLLLLGVTGDQILPKETYEKIKLETLTAVRGTVQADILKEDQAQNTCIFSTEFALKLMGDIQEYFIWNKVRNFYSVSISGYHIAEAGANPITQVAFTLANGFTFVEYYLSRGMKIDDFAPNLSFFFSNGIDPEYAVIGRVARRIWAKSMKYKYNASERSQMLKYHIQTSGRSLHAQEIAFNDIRTTLQALYAIYDNCNSLHTNAYDEAITTPTEESVRRAMAIQLIINRELGLANNENPLQGSFIIEDLSDLVEEAILTEFKRISERGGVLGAMERMYQRNKIQEESLEYEHKKHTGDIPVIGVNTFLGKDGSPTILPEEVIRSTEEEKKAQIAELEAFHFRNQADSETALKKLQEACLSGKNGFEALMETGKICSLGQMTNALYEVGGQYRRSM
- a CDS encoding phosphatase PAP2 family protein; translated protein: MNWEQVLWKEYLFSNSPLEALHISFLKPILDPLAITFHHLGSSLFFMGLVSIIYLCVDRKLGIRMTLGLLLAGILNGTCKALLTSPRPIGLPYPAELGLVEGSYGFPSGHVQTAVVLYGTLFLHLRIFWVRMLTGFAILFMPIARMYVGLHFLGDVIGGFFLGLFVLFGLEFWLQKNPSLLVASGPAEAENQSKLKSYLLLLIAATLPTVLLQDPSQPESTNRSWEQVISASGSLAGFGIAILQNKRSGVDWKRATGIADFLVRIAIVVLGILVFYLAIGKLLNTLLPENPVARYLRYGIVCYYIGYLSPFLLKRIRGGTHLI
- a CDS encoding LIC11086 family outer membrane transporter; the encoded protein is MHLKTKCSSERILSTRPFFVALFILWGSSPLLSHHAGEGQNITSSTRFIDPFAGKKKPSDYVTITEDFQKGTIDNSNLYTTTAFAELNFAEGKFAMNFSVPWTYYEQKDRPDAGRYGKAYLGAKWNPLIDTGWPFFFLLEGRLGFPSGADTDRFAGGDYYSGIANLTLGTTWKQWLFLVRASGIFPLSKDHAALDPQSGLPYWAQSPPGTQTETNPNTQKVTQWFAYITYFVNKDFSLLAGYLYRTPYVNVIGGGSLLEETPNGKKAFPKSFQEASLGFNLGITKGVYGTLVGRLPLMRDPEIRLYDYAITASVSFELPDFRTSSVPEEEKKDP